The genome window CCGATTTATTACTACGGCGAAGGAGTAAAACAAGACTACTCAAAAGCCGCCAAACTCTACTAAAAAGCCTACGACAGGCGACAGTGAAGCGAATTTCTTTCGTTTTAAAGCTAAATTTTATAAAATAGCGTTAAATTTTTTATAGGAGCAAAAGCATGAAAAAAATAGTCATAGCGGTAGCTTGCGCGGCGGTTTTGTTTGGAGCGGGCGATGACGCAAAAAGGCTGCAAGACGCTTGCGACGGTGGAGATACAAGAAGCTGCTATAATCTGGGCGTTTCGTACGCAAACGGACAAGACGGCGCAGAGCAAGACTATAAAAAAGCTAGCGAGCTGTTTTTGAAATCATGCGAGATGGGAGACGCAAAGGGCTGCTATAACCTTGGATTTTCATACGAAAAAGGCCAAGGCGTAAAACAAGACTACAAAAAGGCCGGCGAGCTATACTCTAAAGCTTGCGATATGGGAGAGGCGCTAGGCTGCGGCAATCTGGGGCTTTTATACGAAAAAGGCCAAGGGGTAAAACAAGACCTTAAAAAAGCTAGCGAACTACACTCTAAAGCTTGCGAGATGGGGTATGCGGGA of Campylobacter showae contains these proteins:
- a CDS encoding tetratricopeptide repeat protein, whose amino-acid sequence is MKKIVIAVACAAVLFGAGDDAKRLQDACDGGDTRSCYNLGVSYANGQDGAEQDYKKASELFLKSCEMGDAKGCYNLGFSYEKGQGVKQDYKKAGELYSKACDMGEALGCGNLGLLYEKGQGVKQDLKKASELHSKACEMGYAGGCYNLGVLYIEGQGVKKDYKKANELFSKACDMDDAESCYNLGVSYHDGQGVKQDYKKAVELFFKACEADYVKGCYNLGGSYYNGQGVKQDRNKASELYAKACDMGLKQGCDNHKILSK